The Spirulina subsalsa PCC 9445 region AACGCTTACCTATTTCTTTGTTTGGAGATGCCATCAATCGGATTGCTGCCATTACCTTGACCATGATTAACAGCAATCACGGCATTTTATTAATTGATGAAGTGGAAAATGGCTTACACTATACCAGCCAAGTTGACTTTTGGAAAACCTTATTTCGCTTATCCCAAAAACTCAATACTCAAGTCTTTGCCACAACTCACAGTTTAGAGATGATTCGGGCATTTGCTGAACTGGGGAATGATGGGGACTATCAAGACCAAGGAACTTATTTTGAATTAACTCGTGATCCTCGAAATAATCAGATTGTATCCATTCAACGAGATTTTGAATTATTACAATATGATTTAAAACATAATCAGCCTATTCGTGGAGAAATTTAAGTTGTTGTTGAGTTAATTTTAAAATGACAAACTTGCTGATTGTTGAAAGTAAAAGTGATGAAAATTATTTAAGATATGATACCTGTAACTATGAGGAACGCAGTCAAGCAGGGAAAAAATGCAGCTATGGAAATTTGGAATATATCATGAAAAACAAAATCCATATCTGGAATTTGGAGCATCCAGATTTAGAGCCTTTAAAATTCTTTCTCGCGCTATTTGAACCCTGAAACATAGGTTTTTGTTTCAGGGCAAAAAGACACTTTCCACCGCCACCCTAAACCCATGTCACCTATTCTACACCGAGCTTTGAATCTGAATTTTGGTCGCTTTTGGCCGCTCACTGAGGAGGGCTACCTGATTAACGATTGCCAAGGGTCTTTGATTCAGGATCCCTGGCTGCCTTTGGTGGAAGAATGGATAGAAGGCTGTGTGGTGGGTTTGGGCGATCGCCTCCATAGTCTCTATCTTCGGGGTTCTATCCCCCGAGGTCGCGCTGTGCAAGGGTTATCGGATTTGGATGGAATCGTGCTAACGGATCAGCCTCTGGATGACGTGACGACTCAAAAACTCTTCGCCCTAGGTCAAAAACTCAGCCGACGCTATTTATTCTGCCCCAAGGTGGAAATTCTGCCCTTAACTCTAGATGACCTTCAAGGAGACTGGGCGACGTTGTTGGGGACTCAAGGCCTCAATCTCTGGGGGGAAGATGTAATCCCTCACTTACCCCGGGTCAAGGTGGGTCGCGCTTTGTGGCATTATCTCCCCACTCTAGAAGAAGATTTAAAACGGGCAACCAGTGACTTACGTCAATCTCCGACTTGTACCTTGTCTCGATGCCGTTGGATTTGCCGTCGTTTGGTGCGGGCGGGGTTTGAAGGGGTGATGGAGGCGGAGGGGCAGTTTACGCGGGATTTAGGGCTATGTGCAGCGCGGTTTGGGGTGTATTACCCCCAACAAGCCCGAGGGATGAATTTAGCCCTACAATTGGCTTTAAACCCGACGGGAGATCGGGCGGGTTTGTTGGTGTTTCTCCAACAGTTTGGGGGGTGGTTAGTGGGAGAATTGGCTGTTAATGGATAAAACCCCTTCCTGCACTAAGCGGGCAATGATCTTGAGGGCATCGTCTAAGCTTAGGGTGGGGGCTGTTTCGGCTAACTCTGAGAGGGTGAACCCTTGGGGGTTGAATAGGCAAGCGAGGGCGGCCGGGGATAGACCTTGCAGGGTAATATGACGGTTGGCGAAATCAATTTCCCAGCCTTCTGCTTCGCTGCCGAGGATCTGGGGACGGTGTAGGGGGGAGGGTTGAAAGTGGGTGTCGAGGGACCATTCTGAGGGGTCTAGGGTGGGATGGAGTTGTTGGGGAAGTTGGAGGGGGAGGGGGGGCTGTTGGTGTTGCAGGTGCTGTCGATAGGCTTGCAGGGTTTGGTCTGAGGTGATCCATTGAGTGAGGGCGGTGCCTAGGTGATGTAAGGATTGCTCTAGGGATTGGGAATCGAGGTGGAGGAGGGGGAGGTTTTGCCGCCATTGGGGTTGTTTTTGCAGTTGGGCGATCGCCCATTCTAACCAGTCTAAACCTGTGGGACTGGATACTCCGACGGTTAAGTGTAAGGAATATTGTTCTAGGGCGATCGCATAGTGCCAATGCCCCCGAGGAATATACAGCACATCCCCCGGTTTTAAAACCCCCTGCCAGTAAGGGGGCGTTTCTGGGGGTAAGTCGCTATCTTGGCGTGTCTCTGAGGTGGGATAGGCAACGGTTGGATCGTAAATCAACCACTCTTTCTCCCCGTCAAGTTGCAAAATAAACACCTCATGGGTGTCGTAGTGACAGTTAAATCCTTGTTGATGGGGAGGGGAAAGATAAAGATTCACTTGGACGGGATGCCCCAGATCCCTCTGGAGGGCAGCAGTCCATTGGGCTAGGGGGGGATGCCGTTGGTGGACTTGGTTGAGGATCAGGGTGGCTCCCTGTTTCAGGCGATGGCGAAGCGTCTCGGTACGAGAATCGCGCCCTTGTTTCACGGGTACATCAGGCCAACTCTGCCCCCCCTGATGAAAGCGCAAGTCTGGATTATTTAACGGATGAAAGTTCAATAAATGGTTTAAGTCCTCCCAAGCGAAAAGTTCCTGAAACCGTTGGGGGTGCAAGGCCGGAAGATAAACCGCTTTTTGAGTCCAGATTTCCCCAACAAAGGTTTCCACTGTCAGAGGCGTGATTAAGTTCGCTAAAATTTCTGTCATGTCTATCGTTCACAGCAACCGGGGGAATCATCCCCCGTTTCTATGCGTTCCCATGAATTAACGGCGTCTTCTTCTGAAACCTCCATCATAATCTTGGTTCGTATCGAAATCCCGGTTAGAATCATAATCTTGGTCGCCCCTGCGTTGTCTTTGGGCTTGGAATTGCCTTTGGGCCTGGAATTCTGAGGGTGAATCGACTTCAACTCTCGTCACTTCAATGGTTACCTTAGACTCGCCCCCATTGATCTGAGTCTCTTGAGGCAGAATCGCCCCCACCTGAACCGGAGTTAGCATTAAAGCCCCCACTTTCGTGGAAAGCAGGGCGATGAGTAAAGGAGATACTTGCAATTTCATCGTGAAAACTACAGATTACGACATTGTGCAGAATTGCACTCATGACAGTATAACAAATGAATAAAGTAGATTGGGTGAAAAGGGGTTTCGCGGCTTGACTTTTGACTTTTTAGATGATATCCTAGATAATGGGAATGTGTGGGTTTTTAAAATTAGTGCAACCACTCCCATTATGAAAAAACTTTTATAAAAAAATCATCCCAGAACCCCCGGATCTTGTCCAGAAAAATTTACATTTCTTAATTTAAAATTTCTTAACAAATCAAGCAAGGTAGAATAGAACTGTAATTTCTACACCAGACGAACCCTAGACGCCCTCAATAGAAACCTTCAATGAACCTACCTCGCATTCATAAAGACACCATTGATGCTGTTACAGAACGAGTCGATATTGTGGAAATTGTAGCAGAACAGGTCGTCTTGCGGAAACGGGGAAAAGACTTCGTAGGCTTGTGTCCTTTTCATGAGGAAAAAACCCCTAGCTTTACGGTTAGTCCCAGTAAACAAATGTTTTATTGTTTTGGCTGTGGCATGGGGGGAAGTGGGGTTAAGTTTTTGATGGAGTTGGGGAAACAATCCTTTGCCGAGGTAGTATTAGAACTTGCCCAACGGTATCAGATTCCGGTTAAGATGAACTCCCCGGAAGAAAGTCAAGCCTTACAGCGAGAAATTTCGGTACGGGAACAACTCTATGAAATCGCGGCTATTGCTAACAGTTTTTTTCAACACGCTTTACGACAATCCCAAGGAGAAACCGCTTGGGATTATTTACGGAAAAAACGTCAACTGAGTGAGGCTACAATTCAAAAATTTGGGTTAGGATATGCTCCCACAGGCTGGGAAACCCTCTATCGGTACTTAGTCGATGCAAAACGCTTTTCTTCTAGCTTAGTAGAACAAGTGGGATTGATTAAACCGCGAAAAAATGGGGATAGTTATTATGATTATTTTCGCGATCGCCTGATGATTCCCATTTGTGATGCTCAAGGGCGTGTCATTGCCTTTGGTAGTCGGACATTAGGCAATGATGAACCCAAATATTTAAACTCCCCGGAAACCCCCTTATTTAGTAAAGGAAAAACCCTCTTTGCGTTAGATCAAGCTAAGGCTGAAATTAGCAAACAGGATCGGGTGGTGGTGGTAGAGGGCTATTTTGATGCGATCGCCCTCCACGCGGCCGGAATTACCCCCGTTGTCGCGTCCTTGGGAACCGCTTTCACCCCCGATCAACTGAAACGGATTTTGCGCTATACCGAATCCAAACAGGTGATTTTAAACTTTGATGCCGATGCAGCAGGAACAAAAGCGACACGGCGGGCTATTGAAGAAATTGCCCCCTTAGTTTATTCCGGGCAAGTACAGTTAAGAGTCTTTAATTTACCGGGAGGTAAAGATGCGGATGAGTTTCTAAAATCCAGTGCTGACGCGGCTAATATTTATCTGCAAAAACTAGAAACAGCCCCCTTATGGATTGATTGGCAAATTGAACAGTTATTGGTGAATAAAGACCTCAATCAAGCGAATCAGTTTGAACAAGTTTCTAAAGAAATGGTCAAACTGTTAAACCATTTAGAGGATGTCAATAAACGCACCTACTATGTGAATTATTGCGCCCAACTGTTGAGTCAGGGGAATAGTTCCTTAGTCAGCAGTTATAGTCAGAACTTGCAAGCCCAATTGCGACGACCTAAGCGTAAATTTAATCAGCCCGATCAAGGAATTCCTAGACTTGACAGCGAGAAAAATTTACTGAATCGGGCAGAATTTATCCTGCTGTTGATTTATCTCCACTGCCCCCACCATCGGGAGGAAATTGTCGAACAATTAGAAGAGAATGATCTAATTTTTAGCCTTGCGCCCCATCGTTTTTTATGGCGCAAAATCCTAGAAGCAGAAACCGTCCATCCTCAAGAGTTACTCAAACATTTACGCCAGTTAAGCGCCACCCATTCTACAGAAATGAATGCCGTTTTGCCCTTGTTGTATTTAGACGAAAACCAGCCCCACGAGATTCTCCGCGCCCCTTTGTTGATTCGGGCGGCGATCGCCTCTCTTCAGCGTGTAACCTACGAAAAGACGCGCCGCCACTGTTTAGAGCAGTTAAAAAAACTCGATCCGGTGCAAGATGCTGACCAGTTCCAATACTACTCCCAAGAATTACAAAACCTCTGTAAACTAATCCAAGAATTGGATCAGATGCGTTATGCTTCGCTGTTAGATGTACTAGATTCTTGACCCTTTAAAAAACGGTTGAGAAAATCAATCGTTTTTTCCCAAGCATCGGCGGCCGCTTTAGCATTATAACGAGTGCCGGATGGATTGGCAAAGGCATGATCTGCCCCTTTATAGATATGGATTTCTGCGGTTTTCCCTAACGCTTGTAAGGTGGCTTCAAATTCTCGCACCGTTTCCACTGAGGGGTTTTGATCCAGTTCGCCAAAAATCCCTAAAATGGGCATTTCTAGAGTTTTTAATCGTTCGGGATCTGTCTCCATACCGCCCCCATAATAGATGACCACGGCATCTAATTGATCTGGTAATAGCAGGCCGGTATTTAAAGACCAACGCCCCCCAAAACACCAGCCTAAACTGGCAACTTTTGGGGCATTGTGTTCTGTTTTCAAGTAGTGATAAGCGAGGGCGAGATTATCTAACAATTGTTCAGGATTATTGTTAGCATTTGTGACCAATTGTAGGGCGGCCTCGGGATTATCTGCCGTTTCTCCTCCGTAGAGATCCACCGCTAACACGCGATACCCTTCTCCGGCCAGGCGATCGCTCATCATCTTAATATTGTCGTTTAAGCCCCACCACTCGTGAATCACAATAATTGCGGGTAAGTCCTCACTGTAGTCTGTGGGGGCGGCCAGATAGCCCATTAACGGTTTTTCCTCCACTGTCCCATAAGTCACCATTTCCGACTGGATGGGCATTCTAGGCGCTTGGGCGACTAGGGGAGTGGGAATGGGGCGATCGCCTTGGTGTAACTGTGCCATTTGTTCGCCTAGACTGGGTGAAAGGGTGGCCTGAGATTGGGCGATTCCCCACGTGCTGAGAAACAGGCATACGGCCAACGCTAGACCGAAGTATTTTTTGAGCATAATCTATTCAGAACATTAAGGTCGCATTCTATTCTAATCAGATTTGTTCGATTTGCTCAGAGTCTGCTGTAATTTTTGGGGGAAAGATAGTGATTGAATTAAGTTTTGTGGTAGAATAAAAGGTTACACCAAATAAATCTAATTTATCTATAATTATGAAAATTAAAAAACTTTGCTATGGAGATGAGGAATATCAATGGAAACTCAATTCTATTGAATTTTTGCCCAATCTTAATTTATTAGTGGGTGTCTCAGGGGCGGGTAAAACACAGATTTTAAGAGCGATTAATCGCCTGAAAGCGGTTGCTAATGGGGAGTCTCTGAATGGAGTTTATTGGGATGTAGAATTTTTAACCGAGAATCATTCTTTATATCGTTGGCGTGGCAAATTTGAAACTAAGCCAAATCACCTCATTGTGAGATCCGATTCTGACGAAGAAGAATGTAGGATTCTTTATGAGTATGTGGAAAGAGATCACCAGAACATTGTAGAAAGAACTCAAGAGAAGGGTATATTTTTTAAAAATCAGTCCACCCCCAAGCTGTCGCCTTTTAAAAGTATCATTGAACTTTTAAGCGAAGAGGAAGACCTGAATCCGGTGCAAAAGGAATTTGATAAGATTATAGAATCAGAATCGAGTCAATCTATACATCCGACCAGTATATTAAGGCTACCGCGTCAGATTTTACAGAAATATGTAAATTGTGATGTGCAACAGATTAAAAATGCAGAATTACCGTTGCTGATTAAATTAGCGTTAGTGTATCGATATCTGCCAGAAATTTTTCAGCAAATAAAGTCTGTGTTTATCGAGATTTTTGATCAAGTTGAGGACATTAAAATTGAGCCATTTCAAGAGGATGAACTTCCTTTAGAAATTGCAGATTTTTTACGAGAATCTATTTTAATCAAAATCAAAGAGAAACAGATCGAGAATTGGATTAGACAAGATAATATATCATCCGGGATGTTCAAAACATTAATGTATATTAGTCAGTTATACTTATCCCCGGATGATTGTGTGATTTTGATTGACGAATTTGA contains the following coding sequences:
- a CDS encoding dienelactone hydrolase family protein, yielding MLKKYFGLALAVCLFLSTWGIAQSQATLSPSLGEQMAQLHQGDRPIPTPLVAQAPRMPIQSEMVTYGTVEEKPLMGYLAAPTDYSEDLPAIIVIHEWWGLNDNIKMMSDRLAGEGYRVLAVDLYGGETADNPEAALQLVTNANNNPEQLLDNLALAYHYLKTEHNAPKVASLGWCFGGRWSLNTGLLLPDQLDAVVIYYGGGMETDPERLKTLEMPILGIFGELDQNPSVETVREFEATLQALGKTAEIHIYKGADHAFANPSGTRYNAKAAADAWEKTIDFLNRFLKGQESSTSNSEA
- the dnaG gene encoding DNA primase, yielding MNLPRIHKDTIDAVTERVDIVEIVAEQVVLRKRGKDFVGLCPFHEEKTPSFTVSPSKQMFYCFGCGMGGSGVKFLMELGKQSFAEVVLELAQRYQIPVKMNSPEESQALQREISVREQLYEIAAIANSFFQHALRQSQGETAWDYLRKKRQLSEATIQKFGLGYAPTGWETLYRYLVDAKRFSSSLVEQVGLIKPRKNGDSYYDYFRDRLMIPICDAQGRVIAFGSRTLGNDEPKYLNSPETPLFSKGKTLFALDQAKAEISKQDRVVVVEGYFDAIALHAAGITPVVASLGTAFTPDQLKRILRYTESKQVILNFDADAAGTKATRRAIEEIAPLVYSGQVQLRVFNLPGGKDADEFLKSSADAANIYLQKLETAPLWIDWQIEQLLVNKDLNQANQFEQVSKEMVKLLNHLEDVNKRTYYVNYCAQLLSQGNSSLVSSYSQNLQAQLRRPKRKFNQPDQGIPRLDSEKNLLNRAEFILLLIYLHCPHHREEIVEQLEENDLIFSLAPHRFLWRKILEAETVHPQELLKHLRQLSATHSTEMNAVLPLLYLDENQPHEILRAPLLIRAAIASLQRVTYEKTRRHCLEQLKKLDPVQDADQFQYYSQELQNLCKLIQELDQMRYASLLDVLDS
- a CDS encoding cupin domain-containing protein; this translates as MTEILANLITPLTVETFVGEIWTQKAVYLPALHPQRFQELFAWEDLNHLLNFHPLNNPDLRFHQGGQSWPDVPVKQGRDSRTETLRHRLKQGATLILNQVHQRHPPLAQWTAALQRDLGHPVQVNLYLSPPHQQGFNCHYDTHEVFILQLDGEKEWLIYDPTVAYPTSETRQDSDLPPETPPYWQGVLKPGDVLYIPRGHWHYAIALEQYSLHLTVGVSSPTGLDWLEWAIAQLQKQPQWRQNLPLLHLDSQSLEQSLHHLGTALTQWITSDQTLQAYRQHLQHQQPPLPLQLPQQLHPTLDPSEWSLDTHFQPSPLHRPQILGSEAEGWEIDFANRHITLQGLSPAALACLFNPQGFTLSELAETAPTLSLDDALKIIARLVQEGVLSINSQFSH
- a CDS encoding AAA family ATPase; protein product: MKIKKLCYGDEEYQWKLNSIEFLPNLNLLVGVSGAGKTQILRAINRLKAVANGESLNGVYWDVEFLTENHSLYRWRGKFETKPNHLIVRSDSDEEECRILYEYVERDHQNIVERTQEKGIFFKNQSTPKLSPFKSIIELLSEEEDLNPVQKEFDKIIESESSQSIHPTSILRLPRQILQKYVNCDVQQIKNAELPLLIKLALVYRYLPEIFQQIKSVFIEIFDQVEDIKIEPFQEDELPLEIADFLRESILIKIKEKQIENWIRQDNISSGMFKTLMYISQLYLSPDDCVILIDEFENSLGVNCIDSVIELLLHNPQTQFIITSHHPYIINNVSPVYWKIVTRQGSLVTVKDAADFHISASRQKAFIDLINLLKDDDQDEEE